The Anastrepha ludens isolate Willacy chromosome X, idAnaLude1.1, whole genome shotgun sequence genome includes a window with the following:
- the LOC128870214 gene encoding uncharacterized protein LOC128870214 — protein sequence MALKRQRSTESEGKTTNTKIRCKGDAVKLITKHLTRDGENPSTSKAVAAVSEVAKKHLTVALIDRSNPLGRIMQEQWKVVEMRLLKALFTKIDADPSRRMPTFDGAGWFSGVKIIKCKDDPTVMWLKQAVKKLQGLWEGASLEIVDRSCIPTIPKAKVQIPRTVNPEYGLKLLQRQNTDVPTDDWKVLKVA from the coding sequence ATGGCCTTAAAGAGGCAGCGATCTACAGAAAGCGAAGGGAAGACAACCAACACAAAAATAAGGTGCAAAGGCGACGCTGTAAAGCTTATCACGAAGCACTTAACCAGAGACGGTGAAAACCCATCCACATCTAAAGCAGTGGCGGCAGTCAGTGAGGTAGCCAAGAAGCACTTGACCGTGGCACTTATTGATCGCAGTAACCCGTTGGGACGTATAATGCAGGAGCAATGGAAAGTAGTTGAGATGAGACTACTGAAAGCTCTGTTCACAAAAATTGACGCTGATCCGAGCAGAAGAATGCCTACATTTGATGGAGCGGGTTGGTTCAGCGGCGTCaagataataaaatgtaaagacGATCCCACTGTCATGTGGCTTAAGCAAGCGGTGAAAAAACTTCAAGGCCTATGGGAAGGGGCATCTCTTGAAATCGTGGATCGGAGTTGCATACCAACCATACCGAAAGCTAAGGTGCAGATACCGCGCACGGTCAATCCAGAGTATGGCTTAAAACTCCTGCAACGACAAAATACGGATGTTCCTACCGATGATTGGAAGGTGTTGAAGGTGGCTTAA